The DNA sequence CATATTTCTCCTTGATGTGGTTGACGATTTCCACCAATTTGGCGATGTCGTAGCCTTCTTTGGTGATGTGGTGTCCGCCTCCGAAGTTCACCCACTTCATGCCGTGCAGGTATTTTCCGAATTTTTCCTCGAATGCGACCAATGTCGCTTCCAAGGCATCGGACCCCTGTTCGCAAAGAGTATGGAAATGCAGACCGTCCAACAGTTCAACTTGGCTTTCATCGAAATTGACGGCCGTCGTGCCCAGACGGGAAAACGGGCTGGCCGGATCATACAGCGCATGGTCCTGAGTCGACAGCTCCGGATTGACGCGCAGCCCGATTTCGATCGGTCGCTCGCTCTTTTTAACCATTTCGGCATACAGCTTCACTTGGTTAGGGGAATTGAAGACGATGTGATCCACTATCGGGAGCAACGCCTCCATTTCTTCCTTCTTGAAAGCCGGCGCAAAGACATGCGTCTCCTTGCCGAATTCCTCATAACCCAATTGCGCTTCGTGGACAGAGCTGGCCGTCGTTCCATCCAGATACTCGGCGATCAACGGGTAGAAATGATACATCGAGAAGGCTTTTTGGGCCAACAAAATCTTGCAGCCCGTCTGATCCTTGACCGATTTCAGGATTTCCAGATTGCGGCGCAATAAAGTCTCATCCACCACATAGCTGGGAGTCGGCAAGGCTTGAAAATCGATTGTTGTGTCCATCCGTACCTCCTAGTCGACCAGGGTAGGATTGAAGTCCTCTTGCCAAGGCAAGCCGTAGACGTTCAATGCTTCCATGAATGGATCCGGATCGAATTCCTCGATGTTGTACACGCCTGGTTTCTTCCATTGTCCGGTCAGGACCATGGCTGCCCCGATCATCGCAGGGACGCCGGTTGTGTAGGAAACGGCTTGTGAGCCGACTTCTTTGTAGCATTCTTCATGATCGCAGACGTTGTAGATGTAGTAAGTCTTCTCTTTGCCGTCCTTGATGCCGGTGAAGATGTTACCAATGTTCGTTTTTCCTTTCGTGCGTGGTCCCAATGAAGCGGGATCAGGCAGCACGGCTTTCAGGAATTGCAGCGGCACGATTTGTTTGCCTTCGAATTCGATCGGCTCGATGGAAGTCATGCCGACGTTCTCCAATACCTTCAAATGCGTCAGATAGCTTTCGCCGAAAGTCATGAAGAAACGGATGCGTTTGATGCCTTTGATGTTCAAAGCCAAAGATTCGATTTCTTCGTGGTGCAGCAAGTACATATCTTTCTTGCCGACTTGATCGAAATTGTATTCCCGCTTGATTTCCATCGGTTCCGTTTCGATCCACTTGCCGTTTTCCCAATAGCTTCCGTTCGCGGTCACTTCGCGGATGTTGATCTCCGGATTGAAGTTTGTAGCGAATGGATAGCCATGGTCGCCGCCGTTGCAGTCCAGGATATCGATCGTATGGATTTCATCGAAATGGTGTTTCTGCGCGTAGGCAGAGAATACGCTCGTTACGCCCGGGTCAAAGCCTGATCCCAACAACGCGGTGATGCCGGCTTTTTCGAAACGCTCGCGGTAATCCCATTGCCATTTGTATTCAAATTTTGCTGTATCTTCCGGTTCATAGTTCGCTGTGTCGACATAATCAGTTTTTGTTTCAAGACAGGCATCCATGATGGTCAAGTCTTGGTATGGCAAAGCCACATTAATCACGATATCCGGTTTGTATTCATTGATCAGCGCCACTAATTCAGGAACATTGTTCGCATCCACTTGGGCAGTCGTGATTTTGGAACGCCCAGCATAAATGCCGCTTTCGATCCGATCTTTGATTTCATCGCATTTTGACTTTGTACGACTGGCAATCATAAATTCTTCGAACACTTCTGAATTTTGGGCACATTTATGGCATACGACGTTGGAAACGCCACCGGCACCAATAATTAAAGCTCTACTCA is a window from the uncultured Trichococcus sp. genome containing:
- the nspC gene encoding carboxynorspermidine decarboxylase; translated protein: MDFQALPTPSYVVDETLLRRNLEILKSVKDQTGCKILLAQKAFSMYHFYPLIAEYLDGTTASSVHEAQLGYEEFGKETHVFAPAFKKEEMEALLPIVDHIVFNSPNQVKLYAEMVKKSERPIEIGLRVNPELSTQDHALYDPASPFSRLGTTAVNFDESQVELLDGLHFHTLCEQGSDALEATLVAFEEKFGKYLHGMKWVNFGGGHHITKEGYDIAKLVEIVNHIKEKYDVQVYLEPGEAIALNAGFLVASVLETTYNQMNLAILDTSATCHMPDVLEMPYRPFIIGSGEADEKAHTYRLGGQTCLAGDVIGDYSFDEPLQPGNRLIFTDMAIYSMVKNTTFNGIQLPAIAAHTVKEGTKVIKTFGYEDFKSRL
- a CDS encoding saccharopine dehydrogenase family protein — its product is MSRALIIGAGGVSNVVCHKCAQNSEVFEEFMIASRTKSKCDEIKDRIESGIYAGRSKITTAQVDANNVPELVALINEYKPDIVINVALPYQDLTIMDACLETKTDYVDTANYEPEDTAKFEYKWQWDYRERFEKAGITALLGSGFDPGVTSVFSAYAQKHHFDEIHTIDILDCNGGDHGYPFATNFNPEINIREVTANGSYWENGKWIETEPMEIKREYNFDQVGKKDMYLLHHEEIESLALNIKGIKRIRFFMTFGESYLTHLKVLENVGMTSIEPIEFEGKQIVPLQFLKAVLPDPASLGPRTKGKTNIGNIFTGIKDGKEKTYYIYNVCDHEECYKEVGSQAVSYTTGVPAMIGAAMVLTGQWKKPGVYNIEEFDPDPFMEALNVYGLPWQEDFNPTLVD